A region from the Curtobacterium sp. MCBA15_012 genome encodes:
- a CDS encoding APC family permease, protein MDRPAAAPPQPSLARRLTLPDAVLIGLGSMIGAGVFSAFAPAAAAAGAWLLLALALAGAVAFCNATSSAQLAAQYPTSGGTYVYGRERLGPWAGYAAGWCFVVGKTASAAAMALTFASHVAPGPWTRPVAVLAVLATTGVNLLGITRTARLTRVLVAVALVALVTVVVIGATTTAPAADGPAGGPSPLGVLQAAGFLFFAFAGYARIATIGEEVVDPARTIPRAVVLALGLALVVYAAVALALLHALGPAGTAGTPTPLAAVAALPGGPWPVVVRVGAAAASLGALLAIVAGIGRTALAMARGGDLPAALAAVHPRRRVPHRAEALLAVVVCVLVTTVDLRAAIGASAFGVLLYYAVANAAAWTQDRAHRRWPRALALAGVVGCVVLVAALPPSSVVAGTVVLAVGLALRWVRLRRSAPRRPSPPPGD, encoded by the coding sequence GTGGACCGTCCCGCCGCCGCACCGCCCCAGCCGTCGCTCGCCCGCCGTCTGACCCTGCCCGACGCCGTGCTCATCGGGCTCGGGTCGATGATCGGGGCGGGCGTGTTCTCGGCGTTCGCACCCGCGGCCGCAGCCGCGGGCGCGTGGCTGCTCCTCGCCCTGGCGCTCGCCGGTGCCGTCGCGTTCTGCAACGCCACCTCGTCCGCCCAGCTCGCGGCGCAGTACCCGACCTCGGGCGGCACCTACGTGTACGGACGGGAGCGGCTGGGACCGTGGGCCGGGTACGCCGCCGGGTGGTGCTTCGTCGTCGGGAAGACCGCGAGTGCCGCGGCCATGGCGCTCACCTTCGCGTCCCACGTCGCCCCGGGGCCCTGGACGAGACCGGTCGCCGTCCTCGCGGTGCTCGCGACCACCGGGGTGAACCTGCTCGGGATCACCCGGACCGCGCGGCTCACCCGCGTGCTCGTCGCGGTCGCCCTCGTCGCGCTCGTCACCGTCGTCGTGATCGGCGCGACGACCACCGCCCCCGCCGCGGACGGACCAGCCGGGGGCCCGTCACCGCTCGGGGTGCTGCAGGCCGCGGGCTTCCTGTTCTTCGCGTTCGCCGGGTACGCCCGCATCGCCACCATTGGCGAGGAGGTCGTCGACCCCGCCCGGACGATCCCGCGCGCGGTCGTCCTCGCGCTCGGGCTCGCCCTCGTCGTCTACGCCGCGGTCGCGCTCGCCCTGCTGCACGCCCTCGGCCCGGCGGGCACGGCGGGCACGCCGACACCCCTCGCCGCCGTCGCCGCGCTCCCCGGCGGGCCGTGGCCGGTCGTCGTCCGCGTCGGGGCCGCCGCGGCCTCCCTCGGGGCGCTGCTCGCGATCGTCGCCGGCATCGGTCGGACCGCCCTCGCCATGGCCCGCGGCGGCGACCTGCCCGCGGCGCTCGCCGCCGTGCACCCCCGCCGCCGGGTGCCCCACCGCGCCGAGGCGCTCCTCGCCGTCGTCGTCTGCGTCCTCGTGACGACCGTCGACCTGCGCGCGGCGATCGGCGCCTCGGCGTTCGGTGTCCTGCTCTACTACGCGGTCGCGAACGCCGCGGCGTGGACGCAGGACCGCGCGCACCGCCGCTGGCCCCGGGCGCTGGCGCTCGCCGGGGTGGTCGGGTGCGTGGTGCTCGTCGCCGCCCTGCCACCGTCGTCCGTGGTGGCGGGCACCGTGGTGCTGGCGGTCGGACTCGCGCTGCGGTGGGTGCGGCTGCGCCGTTCCGCTCCACGGCGCCCGAGTCCGCCGCCGGGCGACTGA